In the Natronobacterium texcoconense genome, one interval contains:
- a CDS encoding DNA-directed RNA polymerase subunit B'', which yields MAIELDRDKRRDISREYFSRERLAEHHYRSFNAFLNRGMQEVVDEKETIDTDIGDKEGEEPVHVELGDVRVVTPRVREADGSEELLYPQEARLRNITYSAPVFMEMSIVKGEEGDQRVVDSTETKIGRMPIMVGSDKCNIAGFSDEELIEIGEDPADPGGYFIVNGSERVLMTSEDLAPNKILAEYDTKYGDEIQVAKTFSQRRGYRALVLCERTRDGLLEVSFPSVSGSINFVTLVRALGLESDEEIVHKVSNDPEVVKYMLENLEEADVQTEEEAIEALGKRVASGQGKNYQLKRANYVIDRYLLPHLHEEGVDEEDVRINKAHYLCRMAEACFELALGRRESDDKDHYANKRLKVSGDLMRDLFRTALNKLARDVKYQLERANMRNRNLSVSTVVRSDVLTERLEHPIATGNWVGGRSGVSQLVDRTDFMGVLSHLRRLRSPLSRSQPHFEARDLHATQWGRICPSETPEGPNCGLVKNFAQAMELSQNIEDEQALKRELASMGVEGIPGIEGIERTTPADD from the coding sequence ATGGCAATTGAACTCGACCGAGACAAACGACGGGACATTTCGCGCGAATACTTCTCGAGGGAACGGCTCGCCGAACATCACTATCGCTCGTTCAACGCCTTCCTCAACCGGGGGATGCAGGAGGTCGTCGACGAGAAGGAGACGATCGATACGGACATCGGCGACAAGGAAGGCGAGGAGCCAGTACACGTCGAACTCGGCGACGTTCGCGTCGTCACGCCCCGGGTTCGGGAGGCCGACGGCTCGGAGGAACTGCTCTATCCGCAGGAAGCCCGGCTTCGTAACATCACCTACTCCGCGCCGGTCTTCATGGAGATGTCGATCGTCAAGGGTGAGGAGGGCGACCAGCGGGTCGTCGACTCCACGGAGACGAAGATCGGCCGGATGCCGATCATGGTCGGCTCCGACAAGTGTAACATCGCCGGCTTCTCCGACGAGGAACTGATCGAGATCGGTGAAGACCCAGCCGACCCGGGCGGCTACTTCATCGTCAACGGCTCCGAGCGCGTGCTGATGACCAGCGAGGACCTCGCGCCGAACAAGATCCTCGCGGAGTACGACACCAAGTACGGCGACGAGATTCAGGTCGCAAAGACCTTCTCGCAGCGCCGTGGCTACCGCGCACTGGTGCTGTGTGAGCGAACCCGCGACGGACTGCTCGAAGTATCGTTCCCCTCGGTGTCGGGATCGATCAACTTCGTCACGCTCGTGCGTGCGCTGGGCCTCGAGAGCGACGAGGAGATCGTCCACAAGGTCTCGAACGACCCCGAGGTCGTCAAGTACATGCTCGAGAATCTGGAGGAGGCGGACGTCCAGACCGAGGAAGAAGCGATCGAGGCACTCGGGAAACGCGTCGCCTCGGGCCAGGGGAAAAACTACCAGCTCAAGCGAGCCAACTACGTCATCGACCGCTATCTCCTGCCGCACCTCCACGAGGAGGGTGTCGACGAAGAGGACGTCCGGATCAACAAGGCCCACTACCTCTGTCGGATGGCCGAAGCCTGTTTCGAACTCGCGCTGGGTCGACGCGAGTCCGACGACAAGGACCACTACGCCAACAAGCGCCTGAAGGTCAGCGGCGACCTGATGAGAGACCTGTTCCGGACCGCACTCAACAAGCTGGCCCGGGACGTGAAGTACCAGCTCGAGCGCGCGAACATGCGAAACCGGAACCTCTCGGTCTCGACGGTCGTCCGCTCGGACGTCCTGACCGAGCGACTCGAGCACCCGATCGCGACGGGTAACTGGGTCGGCGGCCGCTCCGGTGTGAGCCAGCTTGTCGACCGGACGGACTTCATGGGCGTTCTCTCGCACCTCCGGCGGCTGCGCTCGCCGCTGTCGCGCTCGCAACCGCACTTCGAGGCACGGGACCTGCACGCGACCCAGTGGGGTCGCATCTGTCCCTCCGAGACGCCCGAGGGACCGAACTGTGGCCTGGTGAAGAACTTCGCGCAGGCGATGGAGCTCTCACAGAACATCGAGGACGAACAGGCGCTCAAGCGTGAACTGGCCTCGATGGGCGTCGAGGGCATTCCGGGTATCGAGGGAATCGAACGAACGACGCCGGCAGACGACTAA
- a CDS encoding amphi-Trp domain-containing protein, whose product MADRTTADVTLSRDELAAYFEHLGEEFREGEVGDGEEVRVSVGNKTVALNPPETVDLSVDVVERSPMFRGTRETIEIEVTWKPRS is encoded by the coding sequence ATGGCAGACCGGACGACGGCCGACGTGACGCTTTCACGGGACGAACTGGCGGCGTACTTCGAACACCTCGGCGAGGAGTTTCGCGAGGGAGAGGTCGGCGACGGCGAAGAGGTGCGCGTGTCGGTCGGCAACAAGACGGTCGCACTCAATCCACCCGAGACCGTCGACCTCAGCGTCGATGTCGTCGAACGCTCCCCGATGTTTCGGGGGACACGCGAGACGATCGAAATCGAGGTAACCTGGAAGCCACGGTCGTGA
- a CDS encoding M14 family metallopeptidase, whose protein sequence is MDHDFGPLDVTVRGPGDLEVVVVGGVHGDERNGIRAVRRLREADLDLQRRVAFVLANPPAIEAGERYLESDLNRSFPGDPDGNREERIAARLCELVDGRTTLSLHATEAEPTPFALVHSSQEREFELAAELPVPYVVDHWGVNEQTITTCGFTVEIELAAENTERETLAAQHQARSFLRRVDALPGEPPESDPDFFHMGEPISRPDGDSYELFVENFERVPEGTAYASVDGRELTADETFWPILMSESGSEGILGYSGRQIGESLEDVRETWLDEDGE, encoded by the coding sequence ATGGATCACGACTTCGGCCCGTTAGACGTGACCGTCCGCGGGCCCGGTGACCTCGAGGTCGTCGTCGTCGGCGGCGTCCACGGCGACGAGCGAAACGGGATCCGTGCAGTTCGTCGCCTGCGGGAAGCCGATCTCGACCTGCAACGGAGAGTCGCGTTCGTCCTCGCGAACCCGCCCGCAATCGAGGCCGGCGAGCGCTACCTCGAGTCGGATCTCAACCGTTCGTTTCCCGGCGATCCGGACGGTAATCGGGAAGAACGGATCGCCGCCAGACTCTGCGAGCTGGTCGACGGCCGGACGACGCTCTCGTTGCACGCGACCGAGGCCGAGCCTACGCCGTTCGCGCTCGTTCACAGCTCGCAGGAACGCGAGTTCGAACTGGCCGCGGAGTTGCCCGTCCCGTACGTCGTCGACCACTGGGGCGTCAACGAGCAGACGATCACGACGTGTGGGTTCACCGTCGAAATCGAACTCGCTGCGGAGAACACAGAGCGGGAGACGCTGGCCGCACAACACCAGGCTCGCTCGTTTCTCAGGCGAGTGGACGCGCTTCCCGGTGAGCCACCCGAGTCCGATCCGGACTTCTTCCACATGGGCGAACCGATTTCCAGACCCGACGGCGACTCCTACGAACTGTTCGTCGAGAACTTCGAACGCGTCCCCGAGGGAACGGCCTACGCGAGCGTGGACGGCCGCGAGCTAACCGCAGACGAGACCTTCTGGCCGATACTGATGTCCGAGAGTGGTTCCGAAGGCATCCTCGGGTACAGCGGTCGGCAGATCGGCGAGTCACTCGAAGACGTACGAGAGACGTGGCTAGACGAAGACGGCGAATAA
- a CDS encoding TrmB family transcriptional regulator, giving the protein MASLRDLGLSEYEARAYRSLLNTGPTTAKELSRASDVPMGRIYDVLNSIEQYNLVRSQTASRPKKYVAVEPATALDRLLEDKKRELDEKADQYESIVDELSDELDAAEPVEEKFWTAAVGPDETKDLLLERLAAADQDIVMIAANPVPQRDMQTAGEDVLAQLEDALDRGVTVNVLMSRSLVDALSENVGQRYRNSLQGRDDFHVRTNDNVTGSFNVIDGVEVCIQIPNPLASGDAFGMIDLKDPEFAANVQEEFVPRWEEGEPLTF; this is encoded by the coding sequence ATGGCCAGTCTCAGGGATCTCGGGCTCTCGGAGTACGAGGCTCGAGCGTACCGATCGCTGCTGAACACCGGCCCCACAACGGCCAAAGAGTTGTCGCGCGCGAGCGACGTTCCGATGGGGCGAATCTACGACGTCCTGAACAGCATCGAGCAGTACAACCTCGTCCGGAGCCAGACCGCGAGTCGACCCAAAAAGTACGTCGCCGTCGAGCCTGCGACCGCGCTCGACCGGCTACTCGAGGACAAGAAACGGGAACTCGACGAGAAAGCCGACCAGTACGAGTCGATCGTCGACGAACTCTCGGACGAACTCGACGCGGCCGAACCCGTCGAGGAGAAGTTCTGGACCGCCGCAGTCGGCCCCGACGAGACGAAAGATCTGCTGTTAGAACGGCTCGCGGCAGCCGACCAGGACATCGTGATGATCGCCGCGAACCCGGTCCCCCAGCGGGACATGCAAACCGCCGGGGAAGACGTTCTCGCACAGCTAGAGGATGCACTCGACCGTGGTGTAACGGTTAACGTATTGATGAGCCGTAGTCTGGTCGACGCGCTGTCGGAAAACGTCGGCCAGCGGTACCGGAATTCGCTGCAGGGCCGGGACGACTTCCACGTCCGGACCAACGACAACGTCACGGGATCGTTCAACGTCATCGACGGCGTCGAGGTCTGTATCCAGATTCCAAATCCGCTCGCCTCTGGTGATGCGTTCGGAATGATCGACCTGAAGGACCCGGAGTTCGCCGCGAACGTCCAGGAAGAGTTCGTACCCCGCTGGGAAGAAGGGGAGCCATTGACGTTCTAG
- a CDS encoding NAD(+)/NADH kinase — MDVAATVGIVAQRDNERAHRLAATLVDDLEESFDVTVAVDELTGEAIDADGIPVDAMAGRDLVVSIGGDGTLLFVAREIGSTPLVGVNLGEVGFLNAVSPDDALEVVDDLVGTLVSGDDLEERELARLQATGEDADWTLEPALNEVLVHGPRRGPGGGVTVEVRVDGDRYAESHADGVLVSTPTGSSAYNLSEGGPLIRPSADALVVTQMAATDPLPPLVVDADATLTLSLSGPDVGYVISDGRNRQRLELPTTVSVSLADEPVTLVGPEPDFFEGLEKLG; from the coding sequence ATGGACGTAGCCGCTACCGTCGGAATCGTCGCCCAGCGCGACAACGAGCGTGCACATCGCCTCGCCGCCACGCTCGTCGACGACCTCGAGGAGTCGTTCGACGTGACCGTCGCCGTCGACGAACTCACCGGCGAGGCGATCGACGCGGACGGAATCCCGGTCGACGCCATGGCGGGACGTGACCTCGTCGTGAGCATCGGCGGCGACGGGACCCTTCTGTTCGTCGCCCGCGAAATCGGCTCGACGCCCCTGGTTGGCGTCAATCTCGGCGAGGTGGGCTTTCTCAACGCCGTTTCCCCCGACGACGCCCTCGAGGTCGTCGACGACCTCGTCGGGACCCTCGTTTCGGGAGATGATCTCGAGGAACGCGAACTTGCCCGCCTGCAAGCGACCGGCGAGGACGCCGACTGGACGCTCGAGCCTGCGCTCAACGAGGTGCTGGTCCACGGCCCACGCCGGGGACCGGGTGGCGGCGTGACGGTCGAGGTCCGCGTCGACGGCGACCGCTACGCCGAGAGCCACGCCGACGGCGTGCTGGTCTCGACGCCGACCGGATCGTCGGCGTACAACCTGAGCGAGGGTGGCCCGCTGATCCGGCCGTCGGCCGACGCCCTCGTCGTCACCCAGATGGCCGCTACCGATCCACTGCCGCCACTGGTCGTCGACGCCGACGCGACGCTAACGCTCTCCCTCTCGGGCCCCGACGTCGGCTACGTAATCAGCGACGGTCGCAATCGGCAACGCCTCGAGTTGCCCACGACGGTGTCGGTCTCGCTGGCCGACGAACCAGTGACACTCGTCGGTCCAGAGCCGGACTTCTTCGAGGGACTCGAGAAATTGGGCTAG
- a CDS encoding nucleotidyltransferase domain-containing protein, with translation MSTVPQHVFEAVDEALSTLEQRHEIVIPLAVAHGSHGWGGAGPDSDYDVAFVFVPRDLRQYAHLEGPEETIVDDRDDLEFQGLDIRRFAELLADSNESAIDIVRSPIRYREEYDPRDLSAYVERSYNPIDLYHDWRAIAGTNYRKYLSEHLVRDGETYPIVERREDDGDALEYVVRTDDGTETVAADDKRYAETQTRPTVKRNLTICRAAMYARYLRTTGERGEHDLPAISFAEFLSEQAPTVFDDERLELVRDLLERKRTGDGDEEIGDAVGREFAHPEREIDPAVHACDGPDPGRLDEFVDEIIDSAAPTRL, from the coding sequence GTGAGCACCGTCCCACAGCACGTCTTCGAGGCTGTCGACGAGGCGCTATCTACTCTCGAGCAGCGTCACGAGATCGTGATCCCGCTGGCTGTCGCCCACGGCAGCCACGGCTGGGGCGGGGCCGGGCCGGACAGCGATTACGACGTCGCGTTCGTCTTCGTCCCCAGGGATCTACGACAGTACGCACACCTCGAGGGCCCCGAGGAGACGATCGTCGACGACCGCGACGACCTCGAGTTTCAGGGGCTGGACATTCGACGGTTCGCGGAGTTGCTCGCCGACTCGAACGAGAGTGCCATCGATATAGTTCGGAGCCCGATTCGCTACCGCGAGGAGTACGATCCTCGGGACCTGAGCGCGTACGTGGAACGGAGTTACAACCCGATAGACCTCTACCACGACTGGCGTGCGATCGCAGGTACGAACTACCGCAAGTACCTCTCGGAACACCTGGTGCGCGACGGCGAGACCTATCCGATCGTCGAGAGACGAGAGGACGACGGCGACGCCCTCGAGTACGTCGTCCGCACCGACGACGGAACGGAAACCGTCGCGGCCGACGACAAACGGTACGCCGAGACGCAAACGCGTCCCACCGTCAAGCGCAACCTCACGATCTGTCGTGCGGCGATGTACGCCCGTTACCTCCGGACGACCGGCGAGCGCGGCGAGCACGACCTGCCGGCCATTTCCTTCGCGGAGTTTCTCTCCGAACAGGCCCCGACCGTCTTCGACGACGAGCGGCTCGAACTCGTTCGCGACCTGCTCGAGCGGAAACGAACCGGCGACGGAGACGAGGAGATCGGTGACGCCGTCGGTCGCGAGTTCGCCCACCCGGAACGCGAGATCGATCCGGCGGTACACGCCTGCGACGGTCCCGACCCTGGTCGGCTGGACGAGTTCGTCGACGAAATCATCGATTCGGCTGCCCCCACTCGTCTTTAA
- a CDS encoding DsbA family oxidoreductase, with product MSDTADRLELYADYVCPFCYLGRQSLEQYRERRDEPLEIEWQPYDLRAGKRNSDGSIDHDVDDGKDEEYFEQARENVRRLQDEYGVEMAQEIAVEVDSLHAQLASWYVAQEFPGQWEAFDEAIYAALWEDGRDIGDEEVLLELAADVGLPADEIQSAIDDEDLRAELEERFDDARGEGITGVPTFVHDGYAARGAVPPEQLERLVEGN from the coding sequence ATGAGCGATACTGCCGATCGGCTCGAGCTGTACGCCGACTACGTCTGTCCGTTCTGTTACCTGGGGAGACAGTCACTCGAGCAGTACCGTGAGCGGCGAGACGAACCACTCGAGATCGAGTGGCAACCGTACGACCTCCGTGCCGGGAAGCGAAATTCCGACGGATCGATCGATCACGACGTCGACGACGGGAAAGACGAGGAGTACTTCGAGCAAGCCAGGGAGAACGTCCGCCGGCTTCAGGACGAGTACGGTGTCGAGATGGCCCAGGAAATCGCGGTCGAGGTGGATTCGTTGCACGCACAGCTCGCGTCGTGGTACGTCGCACAGGAGTTCCCCGGCCAGTGGGAAGCGTTCGACGAGGCGATCTACGCGGCGCTGTGGGAAGACGGGCGGGATATCGGCGACGAGGAAGTCCTGCTCGAACTCGCGGCGGACGTCGGACTCCCGGCCGACGAGATACAGTCCGCGATCGACGACGAGGACCTCCGAGCGGAACTCGAGGAACGATTCGACGACGCCAGAGGGGAGGGCATCACCGGCGTCCCGACGTTCGTCCACGACGGCTACGCTGCGCGGGGAGCCGTGCCGCCGGAGCAACTCGAGCGGCTGGTCGAGGGGAACTGA
- a CDS encoding SAM domain-containing protein, which translates to MRRSIGVGIAVLAVTFLFVGGPSLLFSPSTERVAPDETDRHEPEIVTLEDSESGFWPYLNQRQTHEKRSPLNVVVRGDAEETLQLLAEHGEGEWEEADHDHFDADELVGLADDEHEHETDENGAETGETNGSAGVGTETDDPLRPVSPTDIPWSQADGATRYAYVDPGPDEESYWTTETTQFEDGEYYGYRYHIRAYESPDPDDRWVVMQTHSEHFDWFTLRHRVDGVEEAQLRLENDLMAIPGVDVQEDVQRIYLDNSGPSDADGWATKVDLTAMATVSAGLALASGRNRKQGDGTVLERTGDRIDDQLTDSDRARLAAAADRLEPRHLILAGTIIAVILGVRIGGIALDRTVDVLTPHMIAAMLYPFIAVGLPVATYVIASGLERRLDAAVAASVSLAVAIWLDYGLVGVDVLPIDVVFQRMLVVIALGLIAAGGTRRAVRTGRINDMLLVGVGLWVVVLVGTLLGYL; encoded by the coding sequence ATGCGACGTTCCATCGGAGTCGGAATCGCCGTCCTCGCGGTCACGTTCCTGTTCGTAGGCGGCCCGTCGCTGCTGTTCTCGCCGTCGACGGAGCGAGTCGCGCCCGACGAAACGGATCGACACGAACCGGAAATCGTCACGCTCGAGGACAGCGAGAGCGGCTTCTGGCCGTACCTCAACCAGCGACAGACCCACGAGAAACGGAGTCCGTTGAACGTCGTCGTACGAGGCGACGCCGAGGAGACGCTCCAGTTACTGGCCGAACACGGCGAGGGCGAGTGGGAAGAAGCTGATCACGACCACTTCGACGCCGACGAACTGGTCGGATTAGCTGACGACGAACACGAACACGAAACGGACGAGAACGGGGCCGAAACGGGCGAGACGAACGGGTCTGCGGGCGTCGGAACTGAGACCGACGACCCGCTACGTCCCGTCTCGCCGACCGACATCCCGTGGTCGCAGGCCGACGGCGCGACCCGTTACGCGTACGTCGACCCCGGCCCGGACGAGGAGTCCTACTGGACCACCGAGACCACCCAGTTCGAGGACGGCGAGTACTACGGCTACCGGTACCACATCCGAGCCTACGAGAGTCCAGATCCCGATGACCGGTGGGTCGTCATGCAGACTCACTCCGAACACTTCGACTGGTTCACGCTTCGTCACCGCGTCGACGGCGTCGAAGAGGCACAGTTGCGCCTCGAGAACGACCTGATGGCGATTCCCGGCGTCGACGTCCAGGAGGACGTCCAGCGGATCTACCTCGACAACAGCGGCCCCTCCGACGCCGACGGCTGGGCGACGAAGGTCGACCTGACGGCGATGGCGACGGTGTCGGCCGGACTCGCACTCGCCTCCGGGCGGAACCGAAAGCAGGGCGACGGCACCGTCCTCGAGCGAACCGGCGACCGGATCGACGACCAGTTGACCGATTCGGATCGTGCCCGACTCGCGGCCGCAGCCGACCGCCTCGAGCCGCGTCACCTGATCCTGGCGGGGACGATCATCGCGGTGATCCTGGGCGTCCGGATCGGCGGTATCGCGCTGGATCGAACCGTCGACGTGCTTACGCCCCACATGATCGCAGCGATGCTTTACCCGTTCATCGCCGTCGGGCTTCCGGTGGCGACCTACGTCATCGCGAGCGGTCTCGAGCGACGACTCGACGCGGCAGTCGCCGCCTCGGTCTCGCTGGCGGTCGCGATCTGGCTCGACTACGGGCTCGTCGGCGTCGACGTACTGCCGATCGACGTCGTGTTCCAGCGGATGCTCGTCGTCATCGCACTCGGACTGATCGCCGCCGGCGGGACGCGGCGAGCGGTCCGGACCGGCCGGATCAACGACATGCTACTCGTCGGCGTCGGACTGTGGGTCGTGGTGCTCGTCGGGACGTTGCTGGGATATCTCTAG
- the mptA gene encoding GTP cyclohydrolase MptA: MSHQLPDVQATSPEVTVGLSQVGVTGVEKLVKIAREDKRPIVLTAEFEVFVDLPAWRKGADMSRNMEVIDEILEDATREEAYRVEEVCGDAAERLLEKHDYTSTAKVAMEAEFMRREQTPASDRETQHTVDIIASATATEEGTREEIGAEVTGMTVCPCSQGMSAARAKQTLEDLGVEEETITEFLDQVPQPGHSQRGHATLTVEANGDPDVDLNDVIDLARDSMSARIYNLAKRPDEDHMTYEAHADAKFVEDCVRSMAEGVVDEFDHLDDDAVITMKQSNDESIHQHNAHAERVVEMTTLREEVNGDE, translated from the coding sequence ATGAGTCACCAGCTTCCGGACGTGCAGGCAACGTCCCCCGAGGTCACCGTCGGGCTGAGTCAGGTCGGTGTCACCGGCGTCGAGAAACTCGTCAAGATCGCCCGCGAGGACAAGCGCCCGATCGTCCTCACCGCCGAGTTCGAGGTCTTCGTCGACCTCCCCGCGTGGCGCAAGGGTGCGGACATGAGCCGCAACATGGAGGTCATCGACGAAATTCTCGAGGACGCGACCCGCGAGGAGGCCTACCGCGTCGAAGAGGTCTGTGGCGACGCCGCCGAACGACTGCTCGAGAAACACGACTACACCTCTACCGCGAAGGTCGCGATGGAAGCGGAGTTCATGCGCCGCGAGCAGACGCCCGCGAGCGACCGCGAGACCCAGCACACCGTCGACATCATCGCCTCTGCGACCGCGACCGAGGAGGGCACGCGCGAGGAGATCGGCGCGGAAGTCACCGGAATGACCGTCTGTCCCTGCTCGCAGGGGATGTCGGCCGCACGCGCGAAGCAGACGCTCGAAGATCTGGGCGTCGAGGAAGAGACGATTACGGAATTCCTCGATCAGGTGCCACAGCCGGGCCACTCCCAGCGCGGACACGCGACGCTGACCGTCGAAGCGAACGGTGATCCGGACGTCGACCTCAACGACGTCATCGATCTCGCCCGTGACTCGATGAGCGCACGAATCTACAACCTTGCAAAGCGACCCGACGAGGACCACATGACCTACGAGGCCCACGCGGACGCAAAGTTCGTCGAGGACTGCGTTCGCTCGATGGCCGAAGGAGTCGTCGACGAGTTCGACCATCTGGACGACGACGCGGTGATCACGATGAAACAGTCCAACGACGAGTCGATCCACCAGCACAACGCCCACGCCGAGCGCGTCGTCGAGATGACGACGTTGCGTGAAGAAGTCAACGGCGACGAGTAG
- a CDS encoding DNA-directed RNA polymerase subunit H produces the protein MVDVSQHELVPDHTVLEEETLEEVLAEYDIDRTDLPKIKRNDAALPDEAEVGDVIKIVRDSRTTDQAVVYRLVVE, from the coding sequence ATGGTAGACGTAAGCCAACACGAACTCGTGCCGGACCACACCGTCCTCGAGGAGGAGACACTCGAGGAGGTGCTCGCCGAGTACGACATCGACCGTACAGACCTACCGAAGATCAAACGCAACGACGCTGCCCTGCCGGACGAGGCAGAGGTCGGCGACGTCATCAAGATCGTTCGGGATTCACGAACAACCGACCAGGCAGTCGTATACCGACTCGTGGTGGAATAA
- a CDS encoding DNA-directed RNA polymerase subunit epsilon, with the protein MRDDGVDHPPGRESAGAVAGGSGGDVRSERRLETRPGSGSLSRADVQRDSTVRQWGVVTPSATVIGRAESADADLSESVRRLHDEQHAATPGYSERAHRLDRLRTTQALCNALELTPWQRDLALGVMDEIDLTEFGSQRAIPKVALVVIRHVVDVDRRSYFGLDDVDVQSLSPDRMEELFGQYRAHDITEEETFERLAAQYGLDTTSLNRLRRVLKAQLEDELPAYGRNPYRDPNLPESTGTTEEPETESTG; encoded by the coding sequence ATGAGAGACGACGGTGTCGACCACCCTCCAGGACGCGAATCGGCGGGAGCCGTCGCCGGTGGCTCCGGGGGCGACGTTCGCTCCGAGCGCCGCCTCGAGACGCGTCCCGGCTCCGGTTCCCTCTCGAGAGCGGACGTACAGCGGGATTCGACCGTGCGACAGTGGGGCGTCGTGACCCCGAGTGCGACCGTCATCGGCCGGGCGGAGTCGGCCGACGCGGACCTCTCGGAGAGCGTCCGCCGCCTCCACGACGAACAGCACGCGGCGACGCCTGGCTACAGCGAGCGCGCACACCGGCTGGACCGGCTCCGGACGACCCAGGCGCTGTGTAACGCCCTCGAGTTGACGCCGTGGCAGCGAGACCTTGCACTCGGCGTCATGGACGAGATCGACCTCACCGAGTTCGGCAGTCAGCGGGCGATTCCGAAGGTTGCACTCGTCGTGATCCGCCACGTCGTCGACGTCGACCGACGCTCGTACTTCGGACTGGACGACGTCGACGTCCAGTCGCTGTCGCCCGATCGGATGGAGGAACTGTTCGGCCAGTATCGCGCCCACGACATCACCGAAGAGGAAACGTTCGAGCGGCTGGCCGCCCAGTACGGGCTCGACACGACGAGCCTGAACCGGCTTCGGCGCGTCCTGAAAGCGCAACTCGAGGACGAACTGCCGGCGTACGGTCGGAATCCGTACCGGGATCCCAACCTGCCGGAGTCGACGGGGACGACAGAGGAACCGGAGACCGAGAGTACTGGGTAA
- a CDS encoding universal stress protein → MYETILFPTDGSDHAATVADHAFDVATTRDATVHVLSVVDDRAFLVLDDERVEQVRTDLEETAREATDEAATRAADRGIDVETAVDTGHPAERIIDYADAHDVDLIVMGTSGDDYENNVVGSVSQRVVRESPVPVLTVGPDA, encoded by the coding sequence ATGTACGAGACGATCCTCTTTCCCACCGACGGGAGCGACCACGCCGCGACCGTTGCCGACCACGCGTTCGACGTCGCGACGACGCGGGACGCGACGGTACACGTCCTCTCGGTCGTCGACGACCGCGCGTTTCTCGTCCTCGACGACGAACGCGTCGAACAGGTTCGAACGGACCTCGAGGAAACCGCGCGCGAGGCGACCGACGAGGCGGCGACTCGAGCGGCCGACCGAGGTATCGACGTCGAGACGGCGGTCGATACGGGCCATCCCGCAGAACGCATCATCGACTACGCCGACGCTCACGACGTCGACCTGATCGTGATGGGGACGAGCGGCGACGACTACGAGAACAACGTCGTCGGAAGCGTCTCCCAGCGAGTCGTTCGTGAGTCTCCCGTTCCCGTGTTGACCGTCGGTCCGGACGCCTGA